One window of the Macaca thibetana thibetana isolate TM-01 chromosome 1, ASM2454274v1, whole genome shotgun sequence genome contains the following:
- the ATP6V1G3 gene encoding V-type proton ATPase subunit G 3, whose amino-acid sequence MTSQSQGIHQLLQAEKRAKDKLEEAKKRKGKRLKQAKEEAMVEVDQYRMQRDKEFRLIQSKIMGSQSNLSDEIEEQTLGKIQELNGHYNKHMESVMNQLLSMVCDMKPEIHVNYRATN is encoded by the exons ATGACGAGCCAGTCTCAGGGAATCCACCAGCTTCTTCAGGCAGAAAAACGGGCCAAGGACAAGCTAGAGGAAGCCAAGAAGA GAAAAGGAAAGCGATTGAAGCAAGCCAAGGAGGAAGCAATGGTAGAAGTTGACCAGTACAGAATGCAGAGAGATAAGGAGTTTCGATTAATACAATCTAAG ataATGGGCTCTCAGAGTAATCTCTCAGATGAAATAGAAGAACAAACATTAGGGAAGATACAAGAACTTAATGGACactacaataaacatatggaaaGTGTGATGAACCAGCTCTTGAGTATGGTCTGTGACATGAAACCAGAAATCCATGTGAACTACAGAGCCACCAACTAA